TCCGCTCCCCATCCGTGAACCCGGCGATCCCGCAGTTGGAGGGCTTGAGGGTGGCGACCCACGTGATTTCTTCGACGCCCTCCGTGACCAGCCGCCGGTCCGAAGACGACGCAATGTTCTCTGACAACATCTTCTTCGGCACTCTCCGGGGTTGCACCGCGTCCCCGGGTAGGCCGAGCGCGCCGATCACCTTCTCCGGGGTCACTCGGGCCCACCCGGCAGGATGACCACGAACGCGACGACCTCGAAGTCGTCGCTCCCGGCGAACTCGCCCTTTCGCGTCTGGGTGCCGCCGGGCTTGAATAGGCTGGCCACCGCACGCTCCTCGCCGCGTCCCACCACGCTTCCCACCGCAGTTGCCAGCAGGCGCTGTGCGTGACGCATGTCCTCGCCCGCCTTCGTCGTCCGATCGTATCGGGCACAAGCGCCGGCGTCCGGCAGGTCTTTGCCCACGCACGTCCGCTTGAGCCGGTCGAGGATCCGTTTTGCCTGTGGGTAGGGCAGGAGGACCGTCCCGTCTTCGCTCACGTGCACAAGGTAATGCGGCGACAACGGGTAGCTCCCGTCCGCGAGTGACTCGGCGGCGTCTCCCTCTGCGCGCAGGCAGAATATGATCCCCGGGGGCACCTCGGACTCCAATGAGGTCGTCACCGCGCTTGCACCCAGAGGCAGGCTCTCCAGCGCGTCCGGTTGTGTCCGCCCGAGCTCAGCGAGGTCGATTCGGAAGTCGTTCAGGGTGAGATCGGTGATGGAAACGCCCGTAGATAGGTCCTCCAGATCGATCACCGCGTCCTGAAGCCGGAGCAGTTGCTTGCGCCGGTACTCCAGGTCGTTCATCCCGTTCGCGCCCCGCGACTCGATTAGGTTCTCTTCGCCGGTAGCGGACACGTCGAGCAGCACCATTCGGCCGCTCACGCGCTGTTCGAGGTTGATGTACTCCTCAAGTTCCATGTTCGGCCAGAAGTTGACGAGCTGGATCCTTGCGTTCGGCGAGCCCAGTCGGTCGATGCGTCCGAACCGCTGGATGATGCGCACCGGGTTCCAATGGATGTCGTAGTTGATGAGCCAGTCGCAGTCCTGGAGGTTCTGGCCCTCCGAGATGCAGTCCGTGGCGATCAGGAGATCAATCTCCCCCTCGGCCGCGTCTTCCATGGATCTTTCACGCGAGCGCGGAGAGAACGCGGTTAGAATCGACCCGAGATCCTTCCCCACTGAGGGCAGGGTACTTTGATTGCTTCCCGTCCCGGTGACGAGTGCGGATTGGAGCCCCAGTTCCGCCTTCGCCCAGGGCGAGAGCTGATCGTACAGATACCGAGCGGTGTCCGCGAACGCGGTGAAGACGATCACCTTCCGGTTCTGGCCGTTGATCGGGCGCTCGCATTTGGCGGCGATCACCCGCTTCAGCTCGGAGAGCTTGGCGTCCCGCTGCGGGCTGACGTCCTTCGCCGCCGAGAGCAGTGTCATCAGCCTGTTGCGGTCCTCCTCCAAGTCCTGCTTCCAGCGAACGACGTCTACGTCCTTCAGCAGTACTTTCACTTTCCGCCCGGCGACGAGGCCCTCGAACTCCGGATCCTCGAGATCCACCTCGCGGATGTCCAGCGCTGGCGACTCGTTCGCATGGCTCTCGATACGCCCGATGATTGTGTTGACCGCTTCGAGCTGGCGCTCCACGGTGAGTGCGAACGACACCACCGAGCTCTCCATCCGCTTGAGCACGTTGACCCGGAGCAGATTGACAAGGCTCGTTTCGCGATCCTGCTGCTTGAAGAACCCCTTCCCGCCGCGGACCTCGCGCCTGTACCGCTCCTCGTAGTCCGCCTGCTTGTGCGGCAGGATGTATTGGAGCGGTGCGTACGAGGCGAGGTTGAGCTTCCGGATTTCGGTGTTGATGACGTGGATGCGCGGGAACTTCGCCGCCCGGTCCACCTCGGCCTTGATGTTGATAGGCCGCAGGCGCTCCGGGAACTTCCCAGTTTCGTCCGTGCCGTAGTACCGCTCGATGTGCCTCCGCGACCGGGCGATGGTCAACAGGTCGAGCAAGGCGAAGTAGTCGAATCCCAGCATCTCCACCAGCCGTGTTGGCGTCCGCTCCGCCTCATCCAGCTCCAGCCAACGATTGAACTGCTTTTGCGCCAGTCGTGTGGTGGTCTCGATGCTCGGAATGCCGTGATCGAACAGTGCGCCGTCATTCCCCTCGGTCACGAAGGCGATCTGGTTCTTCAAGTCCGCCAGTCGGTTGTTGACCGGGGTCGCCGATAGCATGAGCACGCGGGTCTTCACCCCCTCACGGATAACCTTCTGCATGAGCCGCTCGTAGCGGGTGACGCCGCCTTCCTGTGGGCTCAGCTTGTTGCGGAAGTTGTGCGACTCGTCGATCACTACCAGGTCGTAGTTTCCCCAGTTAATGTTACGAAGGTCGATGTCGCCGGACATCCCGCTCTCGCGCGAGAGATCGGTGTGGTTCAGCACGTCGTAGTTGAACCGATCCGCCGCGAAGAAGTTACGCCGGTCGTTAGCGCGGTAGAGGGTCCAGTTGTCCCGCAGCCGCTTCGGGCATAGGACCAGGACGCGATCATTGCGCAGCTCATGGTACTTGATGATTGCCAGCGCCTCGAACGTCTTACCGAGCCCCACGCTGTCCGCGATGATGCAGCCCCCGAAGCGGTTGAGCTTGTCGATGGCCCCCACCACGCCATCACGCTGGAACTTGTAGAGCCGCTTCCACACACCCGTGTTGCGGATGCCCGTGGCGGCCTTGATCACCTGATCTTCGTCCAGGGTATCGCCGCGTCCCTCGAAGAGCGTCTGGAGGATCCGCGCGTAGACCAGCGACGGCGGGTGGTGCGCTGCCACGCGCTCGAGCTGCTCGACCAACGCGCGGTCTGGCGCCTTGCCTCCCTCGAGCTGGGACCACTGGAACTCGAGCCAGGCCGAGAAGTGTGACCGATCCTCGGGGGTGTCCAGATCGTGGATCAGCCCCAGCGGATTGCCAGGCGTGAGTCCGAGCCCATCGGTCGTCAACGACAACGCCCCCGAGACGGCTTGCACCGGCTGCGCGTCCGCGTCGCGGAGCACCAGCGCGCCCTGAGGAATTCTTCCCTTCGCGCGCCGGACCTCTGCCTTGCGTGCGATCCACTCCAGGCACCGCCGCGCCAGCCACCGCGCTTGCAGCCGGTTGCGCGCTGCGCGATCCGCTTCGTGCCCCAGCAGAGCGCAGTCCAGGTCCTCCCGCGGCAGCAGTAGGCGCGCCCGCTCGATCGCGAAGAGCTCCGCGTGCAGGGCTTCGAACGCGAAGATCGAGAAGTCAGAGGTGACCGCGTCGATGTAGTTGCCCGGCCGCAGCCACGGACGGATGAGGTCGATGACCCGCTCGTTCCCAGCGTTACGGATGATCTTCATCGAGGGGGAGCATTCTACGACGGGTCTCCTAGCTTTGTTAAATGCGGTTCAGCTAGCTCCGATACCTCCAGCCGCAGGACCCGGTTAGGGGAATACGATCCTGAAGCGGAGCGCATAAGAGGACTGGGAGCCCTTGGTGAGGGAGCGGGCTGGTAGAGAGTCCGCGGGAGGCGCTGACGAGCACCTCTCGGGCTGTGCGCTGGGCCGGTGGAACCGCCGTATGGCCCCAGGAGAGTCGGGGCACGTTGGCTCTCTACGGGGTTCCATCAGGCACATGAGCACTGCGGGCCGACCAGCCATCATCGCTTCGGTGTCGGAGGGCTTCCTTGTGCTCCAATGTACCCCTCCAGAGCAGATTCGGGGAGCGCCAGACGGCACATGATGGGGCGGATCAAGGCGAGGATCCCTAATAAAATCAATGCCATAGCGGGTAAAGGCGCGTCCTGCCCAGGAACGTCCACCGTCCTACCGTGGGTTCGATGCTTGCCTCCTCCTTCAGCGGGCCCAGTAATCCGCAGGGCTGCTGGGCCGCGGCCGCGAAGCTTGCGGGTCCACGAGATTCTCGGCTTTCGGCGCTCCTGCTTGGTCGCTAGGCTCGCGCCGCGTCCCACACCGAGGGGAAATGATGAGCTACAAGGCCAAGACTCTCGCCAGCCTCATCGAGGCCATCCAGCAGAACCAGCTGCTCCTGCCGCACATCCAGCGGCCATTCGTCTGGGAGCGAGATCAGATGCGTCGGCTCTTCGACAGCCTGATGCGCAACTATCCCATCCAGACCCTGCTCTTCTGGCGGACGAAGAGTCACATCAAGGCCCGGCGCTTCCTCACCACTGTCGAGTGGGATCCGGACCTGAGCAGGCACTACGACCGCGAGCGGAGCAAGGCGGGCGTCGACAAGATGTTCGTGCTCGATGGCCAGCAGCGCCTCCAGACGCTCTATGCACTCTTTGCCGGATCGGTCCGGAACGAGAAGCAGGCGGGTGCGGAGGAGGAGGCTTGGTTCGATCTCACCAGTGGCACCCAGGTGGACGCCG
The sequence above is drawn from the Archangium lipolyticum genome and encodes:
- a CDS encoding helicase-related protein, which encodes MKIIRNAGNERVIDLIRPWLRPGNYIDAVTSDFSIFAFEALHAELFAIERARLLLPREDLDCALLGHEADRAARNRLQARWLARRCLEWIARKAEVRRAKGRIPQGALVLRDADAQPVQAVSGALSLTTDGLGLTPGNPLGLIHDLDTPEDRSHFSAWLEFQWSQLEGGKAPDRALVEQLERVAAHHPPSLVYARILQTLFEGRGDTLDEDQVIKAATGIRNTGVWKRLYKFQRDGVVGAIDKLNRFGGCIIADSVGLGKTFEALAIIKYHELRNDRVLVLCPKRLRDNWTLYRANDRRNFFAADRFNYDVLNHTDLSRESGMSGDIDLRNINWGNYDLVVIDESHNFRNKLSPQEGGVTRYERLMQKVIREGVKTRVLMLSATPVNNRLADLKNQIAFVTEGNDGALFDHGIPSIETTTRLAQKQFNRWLELDEAERTPTRLVEMLGFDYFALLDLLTIARSRRHIERYYGTDETGKFPERLRPINIKAEVDRAAKFPRIHVINTEIRKLNLASYAPLQYILPHKQADYEERYRREVRGGKGFFKQQDRETSLVNLLRVNVLKRMESSVVSFALTVERQLEAVNTIIGRIESHANESPALDIREVDLEDPEFEGLVAGRKVKVLLKDVDVVRWKQDLEEDRNRLMTLLSAAKDVSPQRDAKLSELKRVIAAKCERPINGQNRKVIVFTAFADTARYLYDQLSPWAKAELGLQSALVTGTGSNQSTLPSVGKDLGSILTAFSPRSRERSMEDAAEGEIDLLIATDCISEGQNLQDCDWLINYDIHWNPVRIIQRFGRIDRLGSPNARIQLVNFWPNMELEEYINLEQRVSGRMVLLDVSATGEENLIESRGANGMNDLEYRRKQLLRLQDAVIDLEDLSTGVSITDLTLNDFRIDLAELGRTQPDALESLPLGASAVTTSLESEVPPGIIFCLRAEGDAAESLADGSYPLSPHYLVHVSEDGTVLLPYPQAKRILDRLKRTCVGKDLPDAGACARYDRTTKAGEDMRHAQRLLATAVGSVVGRGEERAVASLFKPGGTQTRKGEFAGSDDFEVVAFVVILPGGPE